In Cololabis saira isolate AMF1-May2022 chromosome 1, fColSai1.1, whole genome shotgun sequence, the following proteins share a genomic window:
- the LOC133448899 gene encoding cold-inducible RNA-binding protein B-like, with translation MSDEGKLFIGGLSFDTDEDSLAAAFGKYGSIEKVDVIRDRETGRSRGFGFVKYDNVDDAKDALDAMNGQTLDGRSIRVDEAGKSRGGFSGGRGGRGGGGRGFSRGGYSDGGGYGGRSYGDRSYGGSDRSYGGGSGGGYRSGGYSSGYRDDRQGGYGGGRSGSYRGGYDE, from the exons ATGTCCGACGAAGGTAAACTGTTCATCGGAGGCTTGAGCTTCGACACCGACGAAGACTCTCTGGCCGCCGCCTTCGGCAAATACGGCAGCATCGAGAAGGTGGACGTGATCCGGGACCGGGAGACCGGGAGATCCCGCGGCTTCGGCTTCGTCAAATACGACAACGTGGACGACGCTAAAGACGCGCTCGACGCCATGAACGGACAGACCCTGGACGGCCGCTCCATCCGAGTGGACGAGGCGGGCAAGAGCCGCGGCGGATTCAGCGGAGGACGCGGCGGGAG GGGAGGCGGCGGCCGTGGCTTCTCCAGAGGAGGCTACAGCGATGGCGGCGGCTATGGTGGAAGAAGCTACGGTGACAGGAGCTACGGCGGCAGCGACAGGAGTTACGGCGGCGGCAGCGGTGGCGGCTACAGAAGCGGCGGATATTCATCCGGCTACAGAGACGACCGCCAGGGAGGCTACGGTGGTGGGCGCTCCGGCTCCTACAGAGGCGGATACGACGAGTAA